ATGTGCGAGCTGCGTGAGGTTAATTTTGCCAACATACTGAAAGAACCAACCTCATAACAGCTATTTCCCGGAACTTAGGGAAGCGTCGGTTTTTACTCCCAAAAGTTTTTGACACCCGGCTTAAATAAAAGAAAATGAATGACATCAAATGTTAACCAAAACCCCGAACAAATAGCGCGCGACCAGATTGACAAAATGTTGGGCGATGCGGGATGGGTAGTACAATCTAAGAGCAAAGTAGACCTTTCTGCCGCGCTGGGGGTGGCGGTGCGCGAATACCAAACTGATGTTGGCCCCGCAGATTATGTTCTGTTTGTGAACAGAAAACCAATTGGAGTTATTGAGGCCAAACGCGAAGAAGAAGGGGCAAGACTGACAGCTGCAGAAGATCAGTCTGCCGGTTACGCGCAGGCAACACTCAAGTACAATTTGAATAAAGGCCCACTGCCATTTGTCTATGAAAGTACCGGGGTGCTTACGCGATTTACCGATTACCGCGACCCGAAACCGCGCTCCCGACCGGTTTTCCATTTTCATCAGCCCGAAACGTTACAAGAATGGTACAGCCAGCCGGACACCTTACGCGCCCGATTGCAAAAGATGCCAGAGCTGCCCGAGGAAGGTCTTCGTCCGGCCCAAATAGATGCCATCAAAAATCTCGAAACGTCGTTTAAGGAAAACAAGCCGCGGGCATTGGTGCAAATGGCCACCGGAGCCGGGAAAACTTTTACCGCCTGCACCTTTGTTTATCGCTTGTTGAAATACGCAAACGCTAAACGCATTCTCTTCATCGTCGATACCAAAAACCTCGGAGAGCAGGC
The window above is part of the Cryomorphaceae bacterium genome. Proteins encoded here:
- a CDS encoding DEAD/DEAH box helicase; its protein translation is MTSNVNQNPEQIARDQIDKMLGDAGWVVQSKSKVDLSAALGVAVREYQTDVGPADYVLFVNRKPIGVIEAKREEEGARLTAAEDQSAGYAQATLKYNLNKGPLPFVYESTGVLTRFTDYRDPKPRSRPVFHFHQPETLQEWYSQPDTLRARLQKMPELPEEGLRPAQIDAIKNLETSFKENKPRALVQMATGAGKTFTACTFVYRLLKYANAKRILFIVDTKNLGEQAEQEFQKFQPTDVNRNFTELYNVQRLTSSYIASDSQVSISTIQRLYSILKGEELEENAELENPNESE